A single region of the Leptospiraceae bacterium genome encodes:
- a CDS encoding SGNH/GDSL hydrolase family protein codes for MKKILNQKFLSIAVFISCILINILLIFSLEIYNNTLHESGNWVSRKANLARTVPASASYMNTMPALFKFKLNLSQWLGYHKLIFTHAIDASEVSFQYRIDNGQYFSFLFNSDFDGNKLSGIRISNNKLYPSIFFHTEKDKFIDRHLISNFTSDTKPHKFKIKFVADKMTVFIDDKEIFTFEESALPKSFIGFKAGFTDLRSDVDDLIIIQKDGSKLEDSFLNWKIVPKLTMLSLLFSFLYLGLGYLVIQAMYKSYVKKNTLTTDSLEIESKAIYTLKSIFYLNFNILLISIFLAYAMYTRVSRMYFTWTKVYEGYVVMPSTHDTINKFLIPNANNKNKPRIWFVGSSQTWGAGVYKDEDTFVSLLEKEIKKTFNLDFINGGIAGTKTTDYLPIYKEHFNSIKPDIALINFSHNDDNTEKFIENLREFVRFNTEHKVLTIFSIEPVEIEFLTPNKNQEAMRNLAKELNIPMIDMHTKMLPRYDDGFLWWDRIHFTSFGNVLFANEMLEPLKNILRTHNYGNP; via the coding sequence ATGAAAAAGATTTTGAATCAAAAATTCCTTTCTATCGCAGTATTTATTTCCTGTATTCTAATAAATATTCTGCTCATTTTTTCTCTCGAGATATACAACAATACTCTGCATGAATCAGGAAATTGGGTTAGCCGCAAAGCAAACCTAGCGCGCACTGTTCCTGCATCGGCGTCTTATATGAACACGATGCCTGCGCTTTTTAAATTCAAATTGAATTTGTCCCAATGGCTTGGGTATCATAAATTAATTTTTACTCATGCGATAGACGCAAGCGAAGTTAGTTTCCAATATAGAATTGATAACGGACAATATTTTTCTTTTCTATTCAATTCCGATTTTGATGGAAATAAACTTTCAGGCATTCGAATCAGTAACAATAAATTGTATCCTTCAATTTTTTTTCACACGGAAAAAGATAAATTTATAGATCGTCATTTGATTTCAAATTTCACATCGGATACAAAGCCGCATAAGTTTAAAATCAAATTCGTTGCTGATAAAATGACTGTTTTTATCGATGATAAAGAAATTTTTACCTTCGAAGAGTCAGCGCTTCCTAAAAGTTTTATTGGGTTTAAAGCAGGATTTACAGATTTAAGATCTGATGTGGATGATTTAATCATTATTCAAAAAGACGGAAGTAAACTCGAAGACAGTTTTCTTAACTGGAAAATTGTTCCGAAGCTAACAATGCTTAGCCTTCTTTTTTCTTTTTTATATTTGGGATTGGGCTATTTAGTTATTCAGGCAATGTATAAAAGCTATGTTAAAAAAAATACACTTACAACAGACAGTTTGGAAATTGAATCAAAGGCAATCTATACTTTAAAATCAATTTTTTACTTAAACTTCAACATACTTCTAATATCCATCTTTCTCGCCTACGCTATGTATACCCGTGTTTCCAGAATGTATTTTACATGGACAAAAGTATATGAGGGTTACGTCGTTATGCCTTCAACGCATGATACCATTAATAAATTCCTGATTCCAAATGCGAATAATAAGAATAAGCCCCGCATCTGGTTTGTAGGCTCTTCTCAGACTTGGGGGGCAGGTGTTTACAAGGATGAGGATACTTTTGTTTCTCTTCTCGAAAAAGAAATTAAGAAAACTTTCAATTTAGATTTTATCAATGGTGGCATAGCTGGAACTAAGACAACTGATTATTTGCCGATCTATAAAGAGCATTTTAATTCAATCAAGCCAGATATAGCTCTAATCAATTTTTCTCATAACGATGACAATACAGAAAAATTCATTGAGAATCTCAGAGAATTTGTTAGATTTAATACAGAGCATAAAGTGCTTACCATTTTTTCGATAGAGCCTGTCGAAATAGAATTTCTCACGCCCAATAAAAACCAGGAGGCAATGCGAAATCTAGCAAAGGAATTAAATATTCCCATGATTGACATGCATACAAAAATGCTTCCTCGTTATGATGATGGA